The Danio rerio strain Tuebingen ecotype United States chromosome 1, GRCz12tu, whole genome shotgun sequence genome includes a region encoding these proteins:
- the LOC141374986 gene encoding serine/threonine-protein kinase pim-3-like isoform X3 → MGENRSRSRSRSSAFIQAAVQDVRTHDGDGETQTVSQELDGFLAPLPSPLAKSVSTDQGNRKRKRQSGSQQTPEDERPSTSSRRALKRSRRDAYAKGPLLGDGGFGSVFAGMRRSDGLPVAIKYVSKERTQRRLRVEGQGRLPLEVALMTRVNSAPACPNVLQLLDWFDRPRRYILILERPDPCQDLQSFCEENGCLDEGLAKKVLVQLIAALKHCESRGVLHRDVKPENLLISTESQDIKLLDFGCGDLLKRSAYKYFAGTIQYAPPEWFCRQRYHAGPATVWSVGVTLFNILCNRFPFGGSLRVTSRSKLTFPITLSTECRQLIGWCLSPAAADRPSLDDIERHPWLQ, encoded by the exons atgggtgaaaaccgca gccgctccagatccaggagttctgctttcatccaggcagctgttcaggacgtcaggacacatgatggtgatggtgaaaccCAGACCGTGAGCCAAGAGCTTGATGGATTTCTCGCACCTCTGCCTTCCCCGTTGGCCAAATCTGTGTccacagatcagggtaacaggaagaggaagcggcagagcggcagccagcaaacaccagaagatgaacgtccgtccacctcatctagaagagctctcaaacgctctcgcagag acgcgtatgcaaagggcccactgctgggagacggtggatttggctctgtgtttgctgggatgcgcaggtctgatggactgcca gtcgccatcaagtatgtgtctaaagagcggacacagaggagactgagagtt gaaggtcagggtcggctgccgctggaggtggcactgatgacccgcgtcaattcagctcctgcctgccccaacgtcctgcagctgctagactggtttgaccgtcccagacgctacatcctgatcctggagcgtccggatccctgccaagacctccagagcttctgtgaggagaacggctgtctggatgagggtctggccaagaaagtgctggtgcagctgatcgcggctctgaaacactgcgagagccgcggagtcctgcaccgggacgtcaagccagagaacctgctgatctccacagagtcccaggacatcaagctgctggacttcggctgtggagatctgctcaagcgctcggcctacaaatacttcgcag gaactattcaatacgctccacctgagtggttctgcagacagcgctaccatgcgggtccagctacggtgtggtcagtaggagtgaccctcttcaacatcctgtgcaaccgtttccccttcggaggctcactgagggtcacgtccaggagcaaactgaccttccccataactctgtcaacag agtgccgtcagctgattggctggtgtctcagtccagcggcggctgatcggcccagtttggacgatattgagcgccatccctggttacagtga
- the LOC141374986 gene encoding serine/threonine-protein kinase pim-3-like isoform X4, translating to MGENRSRSRSRSSAFIQAAVQDVRTHDGDGETQTVSQELDGFLAPLPSPLAKSVSTDQGNRKRKRQSGSQQTPEDERPSTSSRRALKRSRRDAYAKGPLLGDGGFGSVFAGMRRSDGLPVAIKYVSKERTQRRLRVEGQGRLPLEVALMTRVNSAPACPNVLQLLDWFDRPRRYILILERPDPCQDLQSFCEENGCLDEGLAKKVLVQLIAALKHCESRGVLHRDVKPENLLISTESQDIKLLDFGCGDLLKRSAYKYFAGTIQYAPPEWFCRQRYHAGPATVWSVGVTLFNILCNRFPFGGSLRVTSRSKLTFPITLSTEAVDADGEEENTHRTHTEQQIPAENTL from the exons atgggtgaaaaccgca gccgctccagatccaggagttctgctttcatccaggcagctgttcaggacgtcaggacacatgatggtgatggtgaaaccCAGACCGTGAGCCAAGAGCTTGATGGATTTCTCGCACCTCTGCCTTCCCCGTTGGCCAAATCTGTGTccacagatcagggtaacaggaagaggaagcggcagagcggcagccagcaaacaccagaagatgaacgtccgtccacctcatctagaagagctctcaaacgctctcgcagag acgcgtatgcaaagggcccactgctgggagacggtggatttggctctgtgtttgctgggatgcgcaggtctgatggactgcca gtcgccatcaagtatgtgtctaaagagcggacacagaggagactgagagtt gaaggtcagggtcggctgccgctggaggtggcactgatgacccgcgtcaattcagctcctgcctgccccaacgtcctgcagctgctagactggtttgaccgtcccagacgctacatcctgatcctggagcgtccggatccctgccaagacctccagagcttctgtgaggagaacggctgtctggatgagggtctggccaagaaagtgctggtgcagctgatcgcggctctgaaacactgcgagagccgcggagtcctgcaccgggacgtcaagccagagaacctgctgatctccacagagtcccaggacatcaagctgctggacttcggctgtggagatctgctcaagcgctcggcctacaaatacttcgcag gaactattcaatacgctccacctgagtggttctgcagacagcgctaccatgcgggtccagctacggtgtggtcagtaggagtgaccctcttcaacatcctgtgcaaccgtttccccttcggaggctcactgagggtcacgtccaggagcaaactgaccttccccataactctgtcaacag aggcagtagacgcagatggagaagaggagaacacacaccgaacacacactgaacagcagattccagcagaaaacacactctga